TGGAACGACCGAATACGGTCGGGTCGATCCGATCCCCGAGATCGCCGCGCTCGCAAAGGCACACGATGCACTCTGCCACGTCGATGCCGCGTGGGGTGGATTCGTGCTTCCGTTCACGGACTACGACTGGAACTTCGAACACGCGCCGATCGACACGATGACGATCGATCCTCACAAGATGGGCCAAGCAGTCGTCCCTGCCGGTGGGCTGCTTGCGCGGTCTTCGGAACTGCTCGACCCACTGGCTATCGATACTCCGTATCTCGAATCGACCGGACAAGTGACGCTCACTGGCACACGAAGCGGGGCAGGGGTTGCAAGCGCTGTAGCCGCGATGGAAGCGCTGTGGCCCGACGGCTATCGGACGGCCGCACGAACCGCACAGGACAACGCCGAATGGCTCACGGCGGCCCTCACGGAACGCGGATACGACGTCGTATCCCCGGTACTCCCGCTCGTTGCAGCCGACATTCCACGCGCCACGATCGAGAAACTCCGTGACCATAACTGGCGCGTCTCGAAAACCGGAGCCGGTGAACTCCGCATCGTGATGATGCCCCACGTCACACGAGAGATACTCCGATCGTTCCTCGACGATCTGGACCGACTCGACTGATCCACGGTTACCACCGTGGGTGTGCATGGCACAGAGCTAAGTACCACTGTAGAGTATATAAAAACGATGTGGGGGATGCGACTCGGGCGCGAGGCGCGCGTCACATGTATCGCCTGCGGGACGCGAGTCGCTCGATCGAACGCACGTGAGTACGACAAAGAAGGGGATCGGTGGGAGCGGACAGACAAGGAGTTCGAGCATCTGTGTAAGCCTTGTCACAGCGACATCGATCACCACCCACGGGGCGAACTCGAGCGGCTCCTGCTCGACGTCGAGCAGCCGCGGCACATGACCCACGCGGAGTTCATCCACCGATACCACCGTCTGGTTGAGGAACGATACGGGCGCTCAGAATAACGCCGAGAGATCCGTCCATCTCCACCGGGCGAGATTCTGTGGAGTGAGAACGCACGTCGATACCCGATACGGCTAACTGTCCCACTCCTGTAGCTCTTCTATGAGCGATTCTCAGGATCAAGCGGAGGCCGGAACCGCCGAAGGGCAGGGTCCGGTTACGATCGATCGAGAGCTGGCGCGTCATCTCGATAACAAGCGCCAAGAGCTGTTCGAGAAGTTCGATATCCGGGACGAGTTTCCACCCGAAGTGATCGAAGAGGCCGAAGAACGGACGGCAAACGTCCAAGCGGAGATCGAAAGCGAGATCGACGACCGGATCGATCTCCGCGATCGAACGACGTGGACGACCGATCCGATCGATGCCCAAGACTTCGACGACGCCATCAGCATCGAACGTACCGACGAGGAGTACGTTCTGTGGGTGCATATCGCAGACGTCACCCACTACGTCCACCCCGACAGCGCCATGTGGACCGAGGCGATCGAGCGCAGCAACACCGTCTATCTCCCAGCCTACACGATCCATATGCTCCCACCGGTCCTCGCTGAAACGGTTTGTTCGCTCGTTCCGAACGAGGACCGACTCGCCCACACCGTCGAAATGCACCTCGATCCCGAAACGCTCACCTATGAGTCTATCGACATCTACAAATCCGTCATTACCTCCGATGAGCGGCTGACGTACACCCAATGTGAACGCCGTCTGGACGATCC
The sequence above is drawn from the Halocatena salina genome and encodes:
- the mfnA gene encoding tyrosine decarboxylase MfnA; this translates as MQRADPQDFARVLSSMCTIPHPEARAAAQRFLATNPGDPGTYETVAALEEEAIEMLGRIAGLSDAAGYVASGGTEANIQAVRIARNRARNRDGSTDPNVVVPESAHFSFTKAADVLGVELRRAPLTDYRTDVDAMAELTDEQTVLVVAVAGTTEYGRVDPIPEIAALAKAHDALCHVDAAWGGFVLPFTDYDWNFEHAPIDTMTIDPHKMGQAVVPAGGLLARSSELLDPLAIDTPYLESTGQVTLTGTRSGAGVASAVAAMEALWPDGYRTAARTAQDNAEWLTAALTERGYDVVSPVLPLVAADIPRATIEKLRDHNWRVSKTGAGELRIVMMPHVTREILRSFLDDLDRLD
- a CDS encoding DUF7562 family protein, encoding MWGMRLGREARVTCIACGTRVARSNAREYDKEGDRWERTDKEFEHLCKPCHSDIDHHPRGELERLLLDVEQPRHMTHAEFIHRYHRLVEERYGRSE